The proteins below are encoded in one region of Flavobacterium nackdongense:
- a CDS encoding translocation/assembly module TamB domain-containing protein — MLLGIALALPFVQTAIGHYATNALNEKYKISINVEQVSLTIFGGVKFKKVLILDHHNDTLVYANRIKTSILDFDKLLNVDLIFGDIDADGLYFNMKTYKKEKQSNLDRFVAAFDTGAPPSKDHFLMTASKVKITNGHYSLIDENRANPTDVNFTKINLAATALRIYGAEVSTTVNALSFQDHRGIFVEDLSTKFSYNAKHIKLENLELLTKESNLKGAVVMNYELEDFAHFTDKVEFDIKLEKANLGTNDLRGFYAELGKNQRFKIKGRIKGPLNNLVLSSLNLNDTKSSQILGTINFKNLFPSEGKEFYMNGKFAKLSTNYDDLVAILPKVLGTRLPVILKKLGTINLVGDAQVTTTALDADFKMNTQLGNVDAVLSLENMNLTDKASYAGNVVFDNFDLGAFIDQKDLGRLSSNLELKGTGFSEKYLNTSLKGTVSQLYYNKYNYQNIDLNGNFVKGLYKGTIKINDPHLKLNYDGLVDLSQKQSRFDFHINVEQADLKKLNFKQDVVAKFKGDVIVKLSGNSIDNLRGDVLINKTTYQNAKSTYYFDDFSINSSFDPAGVRTIQLKSTDIIEGEVVGKFQFNQLQKLVENSLGSLYENYRPLQVKKGQFLNFDFTVYSKIIEIFYPEISIASNTVVKGTLASDNHEFKFDFNSPKITASSNTFDNVRVNVDNTNPLYSAFIEVDSIKTKQYNIRDFSLINVIVNDTMRIRSEFKGGSKGQDYFNLNLYHTFNKENKNVVGIQKSEMKLKDYVWHFNEKDEDDNQIVFDKAFKNFSFENIILTHNEQEITFTGVIKGDSYKDLKLNVKNVDLNQITPADPKFTINGNLNAVVDYKQDKNVYKPTASIQIDQLNINATDLGNLNFEITSDESFKKFNVQSSIEKEAVTSLAVDGSFEIVDKNTILDLELQLDRFNLGFLSPLGGEVISNIRGVASGAATIEGNLNKPEINGRLYVDDAGLKVPYLNTDYSLDKRTVVDLSDEKFLFKNNMLTDTKFGTKGYLNGVIEHHNFSDWKLDLKINSKNLLVLDTQDAEDVAYYGIAFINGVATIKGPTNALFIKVDAKSEKGSSLKIPINDSESVSSNDFLHFLTAKEKFNIKNGIVDNSRNYNGLELEFDIDITPDAEVEVILDRNTGHGMKGRGNGTLLLKINTLGKFNMWGDFQAYEGFYNFKYGGIIDKKFTVKKGGYISWEGDPMKARLNLEAIYKTSANPSVLLENSSFNQKVDVNVVIGLRGDLTKPEPDFNFDFPRVSNVLKAEIDYKLTDKDVRQTQALYLLSTGSFLSSEGVNQSAFSQSAFETASSLLTSMIHSNDEKFQVKLDIIGSDRTSGQETDGRFVAEISSKINERVTINGKVGVPFGGATQTAVVGNVEILYRVNDDGTVNLRFFNRENDITYVGEGIGYTQGVGVSYEVDFDTFTELANKFFKKVKFKKAQELDTTDHDSNFVPEKESSKSNKPSSKETAPNLEGRVPEED, encoded by the coding sequence AAAAGGAAAAACAATCCAATCTCGATAGGTTTGTAGCCGCTTTTGATACGGGAGCCCCACCATCGAAAGACCATTTTTTGATGACTGCCTCCAAAGTTAAAATTACCAATGGTCACTATAGTCTTATCGATGAAAACAGAGCGAATCCGACGGATGTCAATTTTACCAAAATTAATTTGGCTGCCACAGCGCTCAGAATTTATGGTGCCGAAGTCAGTACAACTGTCAATGCCTTGTCATTTCAGGACCATCGCGGTATTTTTGTAGAAGATTTGTCGACCAAATTCAGTTATAATGCGAAGCACATCAAGCTTGAAAATCTTGAGTTATTGACCAAGGAATCGAACTTGAAAGGTGCTGTGGTGATGAATTATGAATTGGAAGACTTTGCCCATTTTACCGATAAAGTCGAATTCGATATCAAATTAGAAAAAGCCAATTTGGGCACCAATGATCTACGAGGATTTTATGCTGAATTGGGAAAAAACCAACGATTTAAAATCAAAGGTCGCATCAAAGGTCCGTTGAATAATTTGGTTTTATCCAGTTTAAATTTGAATGATACGAAAAGTTCGCAAATTTTAGGAACGATCAATTTTAAAAATCTATTTCCAAGTGAAGGGAAAGAATTTTATATGAATGGCAAGTTCGCCAAACTTTCGACCAACTATGATGATTTAGTGGCGATTTTGCCGAAGGTATTAGGGACGAGATTACCTGTTATTTTGAAGAAATTGGGAACAATCAATTTGGTGGGCGATGCGCAAGTCACCACCACAGCCTTGGACGCTGACTTTAAAATGAATACTCAGTTGGGAAATGTCGATGCTGTTTTGAGCCTCGAAAATATGAATTTGACCGACAAAGCTTCTTATGCAGGAAATGTAGTGTTCGATAATTTTGATTTGGGCGCTTTTATAGACCAAAAAGATTTGGGACGACTAAGTTCAAATCTCGAGCTGAAGGGTACAGGATTTTCTGAAAAGTATTTGAATACGAGTTTAAAGGGAACTGTTTCACAACTGTATTATAATAAGTACAATTATCAAAACATAGACTTAAATGGCAATTTTGTAAAAGGACTTTACAAAGGCACTATCAAAATCAATGATCCCCATTTGAAATTGAATTATGATGGTTTGGTCGATTTGAGCCAAAAACAAAGTAGGTTTGATTTTCACATCAATGTTGAACAAGCCGACTTGAAAAAGCTGAATTTCAAACAAGATGTGGTGGCGAAGTTCAAAGGCGATGTAATTGTCAAATTATCGGGAAATTCTATTGATAATCTTCGTGGCGATGTCCTGATCAATAAAACAACCTATCAAAATGCAAAATCTACTTATTATTTTGATGATTTTTCTATTAATTCCTCTTTTGATCCGGCCGGAGTACGAACCATTCAATTAAAATCTACGGATATCATTGAAGGAGAAGTTGTTGGAAAATTTCAATTCAATCAATTGCAAAAATTAGTCGAGAATTCATTGGGAAGCCTATATGAAAACTATCGCCCATTACAAGTTAAAAAAGGGCAGTTTCTGAATTTTGATTTTACCGTTTACAGTAAAATTATCGAAATCTTTTATCCTGAAATTTCCATTGCCAGCAATACCGTCGTCAAAGGTACTTTGGCTTCGGATAATCATGAATTCAAATTCGATTTCAATTCGCCAAAAATAACAGCTTCCAGCAATACTTTTGATAATGTTAGAGTCAATGTCGATAATACAAATCCGCTGTATAGTGCCTTTATTGAAGTCGATAGTATCAAAACGAAACAGTACAACATCAGGGATTTCAGTTTAATAAACGTCATTGTAAACGATACTATGCGAATTCGATCCGAGTTCAAAGGGGGTAGCAAAGGACAAGACTATTTCAATTTGAATTTGTATCACACCTTCAATAAGGAAAATAAAAATGTGGTAGGAATACAGAAATCCGAAATGAAACTTAAAGATTATGTGTGGCATTTTAATGAAAAAGATGAAGATGATAATCAAATCGTTTTTGATAAAGCTTTCAAAAATTTCTCTTTCGAAAATATCATTCTGACGCACAACGAGCAGGAAATTACTTTTACCGGTGTCATCAAAGGGGATTCCTATAAAGACTTGAAGTTGAATGTGAAAAATGTGGATCTGAATCAAATTACACCCGCTGATCCTAAATTTACCATCAACGGAAACTTGAATGCCGTGGTCGACTACAAACAGGATAAAAACGTATATAAACCGACCGCTTCCATACAAATCGACCAACTCAATATTAATGCTACCGACTTAGGTAATTTGAATTTTGAAATTACCAGCGACGAAAGTTTCAAAAAATTCAATGTACAGTCTTCTATCGAAAAAGAAGCGGTGACCTCCTTGGCGGTCGATGGAAGTTTTGAGATTGTAGATAAAAACACCATTTTGGATTTAGAGCTCCAACTCGATCGGTTCAATTTGGGTTTCCTCAGTCCGCTTGGTGGGGAAGTAATTTCGAACATTAGAGGCGTGGCATCGGGTGCTGCAACTATCGAAGGCAATCTGAATAAACCAGAAATCAACGGCAGACTTTATGTAGATGATGCGGGCTTGAAAGTACCTTATTTAAATACCGATTATTCCTTAGATAAACGGACAGTAGTGGATTTATCGGACGAGAAGTTTTTGTTTAAAAACAATATGCTTACTGATACCAAATTTGGTACAAAAGGGTATTTGAACGGAGTTATAGAACATCATAATTTTTCGGATTGGAAATTGGATTTGAAAATTAATTCTAAAAATTTATTGGTCTTAGATACACAAGATGCAGAAGATGTGGCGTACTATGGAATTGCATTTATTAATGGGGTGGCAACAATCAAAGGGCCAACCAATGCTTTGTTTATAAAAGTAGATGCCAAATCAGAAAAAGGGTCTTCATTGAAAATTCCCATCAATGACTCAGAAAGTGTGAGTTCGAATGATTTTTTACACTTTTTGACGGCTAAAGAGAAGTTTAATATAAAAAATGGAATTGTCGACAATTCCAGAAATTACAACGGTCTGGAATTGGAATTTGATATCGATATTACGCCCGATGCCGAAGTGGAGGTGATTCTGGATCGCAATACCGGACACGGAATGAAGGGTAGAGGAAACGGAACTTTGCTATTGAAAATCAATACGCTGGGGAAATTTAATATGTGGGGTGATTTTCAAGCGTATGAAGGTTTCTACAACTTTAAATACGGCGGAATTATTGATAAAAAATTCACCGTCAAAAAAGGAGGTTATATTTCCTGGGAAGGCGATCCGATGAAAGCGAGATTAAATTTAGAAGCCATTTATAAAACTTCTGCAAATCCATCGGTTTTATTAGAGAATTCATCCTTTAACCAAAAGGTCGATGTCAATGTTGTTATCGGACTTCGGGGCGATTTGACCAAACCTGAGCCCGACTTTAATTTTGATTTTCCAAGGGTGAGCAATGTCTTGAAAGCTGAGATCGATTACAAATTGACTGACAAAGATGTGCGCCAAACTCAAGCCTTGTATTTGTTGTCTACGGGGAGTTTTTTAAGCTCGGAAGGTGTTAATCAGTCGGCTTTTTCTCAAAGTGCTTTCGAAACTGCTTCCAGTTTGCTAACCAGTATGATACATTCTAATGACGAAAAATTTCAAGTTAAGCTGGATATTATTGGATCCGACAGAACTAGCGGACAGGAAACTGACGGACGTTTTGTGGCAGAGATTTCCTCTAAAATCAACGAAAGAGTTACCATTAACGGAAAAGTTGGGGTTCCTTTCGGAGGTGCGACTCAAACAGCGGTGGTTGGCAATGTTGAAATATTGTATCGCGTAAATGATGACGGAACCGTTAATTTGCGATTTTTTAATCGAGAAAACGACATTACTTATGTAGGCGAAGGGATTGGTTATACCCAAGGTGTTGGGGTTTCTTATGAGGTTGATTTTGACACCTTCACTGAATTGGCCAATAAGTTTTTCAAAAAAGTTAAATTCAAAAAAGCCCAAGAATTAGACACTACGGATCACGATTCTAATTTTGTTCCAGAGAAAGAATCTTCCAAATCGAACAAGCCCAGTTCGAAAGAAACAGCCCCAAATTTAGAAGGACGAGTTCCAGAAGAGGACTAA
- the pfkA gene encoding 6-phosphofructokinase gives MSKTIKKIAVLTSGGDSPGMNAAIRSVVRTCAYHQIECVGIYRGYQGMIEGDFIPMGPRTVHNIINKGGTILKSARSKEFMTSEGRKKAYDQLQKAGVEGFVVIGGDGSFTGAEIFNKEFQFPVMGIPGTIDNDIFGTSHTLGYDTALNTVIDCIDKIRDTASSHNRLFFVEVMGRDAGHIALNAGIGGGAEEILIPEEELGLERLLESLKKSKASGKSSSIVVIAEGDKIGKNVFELKDYVEANLPEYEIRVSVLGHMQRGGAPSCYDRVLASRLGVKAVECLLEGKSNFMVGMLNDKVTITPLLQAIKGESEIDRELLRVAEIMSV, from the coding sequence ATGTCAAAAACAATAAAAAAAATAGCTGTACTAACCTCGGGAGGAGACTCTCCAGGTATGAATGCAGCCATCAGATCCGTAGTTAGAACTTGTGCATATCATCAGATAGAATGTGTTGGAATTTATAGAGGTTATCAAGGAATGATTGAAGGTGATTTTATACCAATGGGACCCCGAACCGTGCACAATATCATCAACAAAGGAGGAACTATACTGAAATCGGCGCGCTCGAAAGAGTTTATGACTTCAGAAGGTCGTAAAAAGGCCTACGATCAATTGCAGAAAGCAGGGGTAGAAGGTTTTGTAGTAATCGGTGGAGACGGTAGTTTTACTGGAGCCGAAATTTTTAATAAAGAGTTTCAATTTCCTGTAATGGGAATTCCTGGGACGATTGATAATGATATCTTCGGAACGAGTCATACACTAGGATACGATACTGCGCTTAATACAGTAATAGACTGTATCGATAAAATTCGTGATACTGCCAGTTCGCACAATAGATTGTTCTTCGTTGAGGTAATGGGGCGTGATGCAGGTCATATCGCTTTGAATGCCGGAATCGGAGGAGGCGCCGAAGAGATTTTGATTCCTGAGGAAGAATTGGGACTAGAACGATTGTTAGAATCGCTTAAAAAAAGTAAGGCATCCGGAAAATCATCGAGTATTGTTGTGATTGCCGAAGGGGATAAAATTGGTAAAAACGTATTCGAACTCAAAGATTATGTCGAAGCGAATCTGCCAGAATATGAAATTCGTGTATCGGTTTTAGGTCATATGCAACGTGGTGGAGCGCCCTCTTGTTATGACAGAGTTCTTGCCAGTAGATTGGGCGTCAAAGCTGTAGAATGTTTGTTGGAAGGCAAATCTAATTTTATGGTGGGGATGTTGAATGACAAAGTGACCATCACTCCATTGTTGCAAGCCATCAAAGGCGAATCGGAAATCGATAGAGAATTGCTTCGCGTTGCCGAAATAATGTCAGTATAA
- the gap gene encoding type I glyceraldehyde-3-phosphate dehydrogenase, whose amino-acid sequence MSKVKLGINGFGRIGRIVFRESFNRDNVEVVAINDLLDVDHLAYLLKYDSVHGRFNGTVEVKEGKLYVNGRNIRITAERNPADLKWNEVDVDVVAECTGIFTTIETATAHITGGAKKVIISAPSADAPMFVMGVNHETAKASDLVVSNASCTTNCLAPLAKVVNDNFGIVEALMTTVHATTSTQMTADGPSRKDWRGGRAAAINIIPSSTGAAKAVGKVIPALNGKLTGMAFRVPTADVSVVDLTVKVAKETTYEEIMAALKLASETTMKGIMGYTEDAVVSQDFISDKRTSIIDAAAGIGLSSTFFKLVSWYDNEYGYSSKLIDLSVHIAGLK is encoded by the coding sequence ATGTCAAAAGTAAAATTAGGAATCAATGGATTCGGGAGAATTGGAAGAATCGTTTTTAGAGAATCTTTTAACAGAGATAATGTAGAAGTAGTAGCAATCAACGATTTGTTAGACGTAGATCACTTAGCTTATTTATTGAAATATGATTCAGTACACGGTCGTTTCAACGGTACTGTTGAAGTGAAAGAAGGAAAATTATATGTAAATGGAAGAAACATCCGTATCACTGCCGAGAGAAATCCTGCGGATTTAAAATGGAATGAAGTAGATGTAGATGTAGTAGCGGAATGTACCGGTATTTTCACCACAATCGAAACTGCAACGGCTCACATCACTGGTGGTGCTAAAAAAGTAATCATTTCAGCTCCTTCTGCTGATGCTCCAATGTTTGTAATGGGTGTAAACCACGAAACTGCCAAAGCTTCAGACCTTGTTGTTTCTAATGCTTCTTGTACTACAAACTGTTTAGCTCCTTTAGCTAAAGTAGTGAATGATAATTTTGGAATTGTTGAAGCCTTGATGACTACAGTTCACGCTACAACTTCAACTCAAATGACAGCTGATGGTCCTTCAAGAAAAGATTGGAGAGGTGGTCGTGCAGCGGCTATCAATATCATTCCATCATCAACAGGTGCTGCAAAAGCAGTTGGAAAAGTGATTCCAGCTTTGAATGGAAAATTAACAGGTATGGCTTTCCGTGTGCCTACTGCTGACGTTTCTGTAGTAGATTTAACTGTAAAAGTGGCGAAAGAAACTACTTACGAAGAAATTATGGCTGCTTTGAAATTAGCTTCTGAAACTACTATGAAAGGAATTATGGGATACACTGAAGATGCTGTGGTGTCTCAAGATTTTATCTCTGACAAAAGAACTTCAATCATAGATGCTGCTGCAGGTATTGGATTGAGCTCTACTTTCTTCAAATTAGTATCTTGGTATGATAACGAATACGGATATTCAAGCAAATTGATTGATTTATCAGTTCATATCGCAGGTTTAAAATAA
- a CDS encoding N-acetylglucosamine kinase, producing the protein MRLLVDSGSTKADWIAIDEDGKILFTTRTLGLNPEILDEDEIIERLNDKFDILQNKDKATHLFFYGAGCGTDRMKIMLSQAFQKYFSNAIVDVQEDTYAAVFATTPKGEQAIVSILGTGSNCSFFDGKVLHQKVQSLGYIVMDDCSGNVFGKELIRKYYFNKMPKELTVEFEKEYDLDPDFIKNKLYKEPNPNAYLATFAKFLIQNKDHEFCKKIIYKGMKSFIKNYIKQYDNHKEVPVHFVGSIAFYLKDELQVMFDKYEMTLGNVLRRPIDGLIAYHIANK; encoded by the coding sequence ATGAGATTATTAGTTGATAGTGGCTCTACAAAAGCCGACTGGATTGCCATAGATGAGGATGGAAAAATATTATTTACCACCAGAACTTTAGGTTTGAATCCAGAAATCCTAGATGAAGATGAAATCATCGAGCGATTAAATGACAAATTTGATATTTTACAAAACAAGGATAAAGCCACACATCTTTTTTTCTATGGGGCGGGTTGCGGTACCGATAGAATGAAAATTATGCTTTCGCAAGCTTTTCAAAAATATTTTTCGAATGCCATTGTCGATGTTCAAGAAGATACCTATGCAGCAGTTTTTGCGACAACGCCTAAGGGTGAGCAAGCTATTGTGAGCATTTTGGGTACAGGTTCTAATTGTAGCTTTTTTGATGGAAAAGTATTGCATCAAAAAGTACAGTCTTTGGGTTACATTGTGATGGATGATTGTAGCGGAAATGTGTTCGGCAAAGAATTAATTCGTAAATACTATTTCAATAAAATGCCGAAAGAATTAACTGTAGAATTTGAAAAAGAATACGATTTAGATCCTGATTTCATCAAAAATAAATTGTACAAAGAACCCAATCCTAATGCGTATTTGGCGACTTTTGCTAAATTTTTGATTCAAAATAAAGATCACGAATTTTGCAAAAAAATCATTTACAAAGGGATGAAATCTTTTATCAAAAATTACATCAAACAATACGATAATCACAAGGAAGTTCCGGTACATTTTGTAGGTTCTATTGCTTTTTACCTCAAAGACGAATTGCAAGTGATGTTCGATAAATACGAGATGACTTTAGGAAATGTGTTGCGACGACCAATCGATGGTTTGATAGCCTATCATATCGCAAACAAGTAA
- a CDS encoding methylglyoxal synthase codes for MEIAIIAHDGKKADMVQFLNKNKIVLLRNDIRLVATGTTGSKAESAGFKVKKMLSGPQGGDAQIAGRVAEGKTKMVLFFKDPLSSHAHESDVNMLLRVCDVHNIAIATNEAAAQLFIDAIAKEN; via the coding sequence ATGGAAATAGCAATTATAGCTCACGACGGAAAAAAAGCCGATATGGTTCAGTTTTTGAACAAAAACAAAATAGTTTTGCTTCGCAATGATATTCGTCTTGTTGCTACAGGCACAACCGGTTCAAAAGCGGAAAGCGCCGGTTTCAAAGTCAAAAAAATGCTTTCTGGTCCGCAAGGTGGCGATGCTCAAATCGCAGGAAGAGTGGCAGAAGGGAAAACCAAAATGGTTTTGTTTTTCAAAGATCCTTTATCGAGTCACGCCCACGAATCGGATGTGAATATGTTATTGCGTGTTTGCGATGTGCATAATATTGCCATAGCCACAAACGAAGCCGCAGCTCAATTATTTATAGATGCTATTGCGAAGGAAAATTGA
- a CDS encoding right-handed parallel beta-helix repeat-containing protein, with protein MNFKSILLVLLMLVLAQKGIATTYYIHPKYGNDLNSGVSKKNAFKTFARFTAINFTAGDRILLASGQLYTGSLNLINQKGTRKNPIVITAIEWERNDLKLPAIIDFKSQANGILLEDCSFIELSNIKLTANGYNQEDQSLKMRCGLLLTAKKSKIIEHILIKNIIVQDVYYENPGFVRGKDEVKTANGTQKYGWGIRILNDNLENVIENVNIENCHINSVCHTGIKLTGTQKNIKKIKLLNNKIENTGGPGIQMSEVENVYVAQNTVSHSGSNNDSRKWGRGSGLWTWGSSNVLIEKNEFLYANGPGDSAGAHIDYNCDNIILQYNISAHNAGGFCEILGNNYNCMYRYNISINDGHRVKGVDGAFQEGKVFWLSGYQGNKEPKGPVNSYFYNNTIYSDASIEAKFAIDNTSNGVVIANNIFCIKGLSKAVLGDQNKRDAQNGLQVENVFFQNNLFFSETNWPQDLKIKDEKPIIGNPMYRKEGGLKTEDYSPQNRALIKNKGIEIPTLPDCNVKLLFDLKMDKDIMNNTIKGRPSMGAIQIN; from the coding sequence ATGAACTTTAAATCGATACTTCTCGTCCTATTAATGTTGGTATTAGCACAAAAAGGAATAGCTACTACCTATTATATCCACCCTAAATATGGTAATGATTTGAATTCTGGTGTTTCTAAAAAGAATGCCTTCAAAACTTTCGCGCGTTTCACTGCAATTAATTTTACCGCAGGAGACCGAATACTGCTTGCTTCTGGCCAACTGTACACAGGAAGTCTAAACCTGATTAATCAAAAGGGAACACGCAAAAATCCCATCGTTATCACTGCTATTGAATGGGAAAGAAATGATTTAAAATTACCGGCCATAATCGATTTCAAAAGCCAAGCCAATGGTATTTTATTAGAAGATTGCAGTTTCATAGAATTATCGAATATAAAGCTTACCGCCAACGGATACAATCAGGAGGATCAGAGTCTTAAAATGCGATGTGGATTGTTATTAACTGCAAAAAAATCGAAAATTATTGAGCATATCCTGATAAAAAACATCATTGTGCAGGATGTGTATTATGAAAATCCCGGCTTCGTTAGGGGCAAAGATGAAGTTAAAACAGCAAATGGTACTCAAAAATACGGTTGGGGAATTCGGATCCTAAATGATAATCTTGAAAATGTTATCGAAAACGTTAACATTGAAAATTGTCATATCAATAGTGTTTGTCATACCGGTATTAAATTAACGGGAACCCAAAAAAACATCAAAAAAATAAAGCTTTTAAATAATAAAATTGAAAACACAGGCGGGCCGGGAATTCAAATGTCGGAGGTAGAAAATGTATATGTGGCTCAAAACACAGTCTCTCACTCCGGATCTAATAATGATTCCAGAAAATGGGGTCGCGGTAGCGGTCTTTGGACTTGGGGTTCGTCGAATGTTTTGATAGAAAAAAACGAGTTTCTTTACGCGAATGGTCCAGGAGATTCTGCCGGAGCCCACATCGATTATAATTGTGATAATATTATTTTGCAATACAATATTAGTGCGCACAACGCGGGAGGATTCTGCGAAATTCTTGGCAATAATTACAATTGTATGTACCGTTACAACATCAGCATCAATGACGGTCACCGCGTCAAAGGCGTTGATGGTGCCTTTCAAGAAGGGAAAGTTTTTTGGTTGAGTGGCTATCAAGGGAACAAAGAACCAAAAGGCCCGGTAAACTCCTATTTTTATAACAATACGATTTATTCCGATGCTTCCATTGAGGCAAAATTTGCTATCGATAACACAAGTAATGGGGTTGTAATTGCCAATAATATCTTTTGCATCAAAGGGCTTTCGAAAGCTGTTTTGGGCGATCAAAACAAAAGGGATGCCCAAAATGGTCTTCAAGTTGAAAATGTTTTCTTTCAGAACAATCTCTTTTTTTCCGAAACTAATTGGCCGCAGGATTTAAAAATAAAAGATGAAAAACCGATAATCGGAAATCCAATGTATCGCAAAGAAGGAGGATTAAAAACGGAAGATTATAGTCCACAAAATCGGGCACTAATCAAAAATAAAGGAATCGAAATTCCAACTTTACCCGATTGCAACGTAAAATTATTGTTCGACTTAAAAATGGACAAAGATATTATGAACAACACAATAAAGGGACGTCCAAGTATGGGTGCTATACAAATCAACTAA